In Waddliaceae bacterium, the genomic stretch CACGGGAGAGATGGAAAACGCCTTTCTTACCTTCATGGTTTCTGAGCCCTTTATTGTCGGTGGCGCCGAACGTGTAAGCGCCAAAGGCACCATAGCGCAGCATACGAAGATTGCGATGATGGCAAAAAGCGTGAAGTTTTGTGGTGGCGCCAACGATACCATAAATTGGCTGATGGCAACGCTAAGGTATATCGTCACCATATACGACGATATGACTCTTCCGCGATATTCTCCACGGACAGTATCGTTAATCCAGCTGTCGAGGAGAATAAGTGCCCCGGCTTGTGACAAACCACATAAAAACCTCATAAAAAACCACACCGATGGTTGAGGGAACGCCCCTGAAATCACCGCCGAAAGAGCGATAAATACCATGAACATCATAAAAGAACGAATATGGCCAAAACGAATAATGATACTTCGGCATGTTAACGCTCCTATGATGAGTCCTGCATAATATGCCGATGCGACAAAACCAAGGATATTAGAAGGGATTCCCATAAGTTCCATGTTTATAGGGATAATGATGCCGTAAAGTCCGTCGGCGAGGAAAATGAAAACCGCTCCAATAAACAAGGTATATACTGATCGCAAACTCTTTGCCATGGCGCCACTCCTTATTATATAAGGGAGTCATATGCAGAAATCATGCCAATATCAATGATCAATGATCAATGTTCAATGATCAATAAAAAAAGGGTCAAATTTGGGGTCAGACTTGAATTTTGTGAATTTGGGATCAGGGTTGAGAATTTCTACAAAAGGGCCAAAGTCGATCATTGTTCATTGTTCATTGAAATGCGCTACACCGCATAGTTCGGAGTTCGGAGTAAGAATTCTGAATCCTGCTCTGAACTATGAACTCAAAACCCTGAACTATGCGGCGTAGCCGCATTTCACTGTTCTTTGATTTTCGTTGCTCGGGCTGTGGCGGCTGGGTAGTTATTTTGTCGCCGCACGCGAGATTTTCCATATGCTTCGAAGGGTTTACGTTGTGATACTGGTACAGAGATATCGATGATGTTACCTTTTTCCGTCATACACAGTATAGCGCTGCCTTGTTCTGGTAGCATGACGGGATGAAGCAATATCTTACGCTGCAGCAGTTCTCGTGCTTGTGCTATCCGTAGTGTTAGCGTTTTATATTCTTTCCATAGTACGAATGTGCAACCTTCTTTCCATCCGGAGCATCCGTAGCCTCTACGTCCTTCTATGATATGTTTCCCGCATTTCGGACATATACCTATGATTTTAGCGTCTACGCTCCACATAGTACTTTGTTGTATTATATCTTTTGTGAAGGAAGCGATGCTCTCCATGAAGCGTTCCGGTGCGAGCTTTCCTTGTTCTATTTCGCGGAGTTTCGACTCCCATTCTCCTGTGAGTTCTGGTGATTTTAGGCTATGGTTTTGTATTATGGCGTAGAGGTAGCGTCCGAAGTTTGTTACGGAGAGTGTTTTCTTGCTACGTTCTATATATTTCCTGCTTATCAGTGTCTCTATTATCGAGGCGCGCGTTGCTGGTGTTCCTATGCCTTTTTCTTTTAGCGCTTCGCGGAGCTCTTCATCGTCGACCATCTTCCCTGCTGTCTCCATAGCTCCTAGTAGAGAGTTTTCGGTGAAGTGTTTCGGAGGCTTTGTTTTTCCTTCTTTGACGTATGGTTTATGGTCCCCAGACTCCCCTACTGTAAACTTCGGAAGCTCTTGTTTGTCGCTTTTTTTATGTGGAAACAATGTCATCCATCCTGGCGATGTTATGTGGACGCCTTTTGCTTTGAAGGTAACGTCGTTTGTGACGCCTTCGACGTTGGTGATATCTTTCAGGCATGGCGGGTAGAATGCTGCTATCGTCTGTGTTACTATGGCGTCGTAGACATTATTGGAATATCCCGAGAGGTTGTGTGGAATCTTCCCTGTAGGTATTATGGCGTGGTGGTCAGTAACTTTTTTATTGTCGACGATACGCTTAGAGAAAGGCAAGTTGTTAAGGTCTAATTGTGATATCTCTTTGTCTTTTATCTTCGAAAGGCTGCTGAATATCGCCGGAACTTTTCCCTTCATATCGTTTGTCAGGAATCGCGAATCTGTTCTCGGGTATGTTATATATTTACTTTCGTATAGCGTCTGTACTTCTTTAAGAGTGTCTGCTGCTGACATGCCATATCTTCTATTCATATCGCGCTGTAGTTCTGTTAGGTCGTAGAGCATTGGAGGTGCGACGGTTTCTTTTTTTGTCTTCACCTTTGTTATAGCGAAGGGATGTCCTTGTATTTTTGAGAGCTTGTCTTCTGCTTTGTCTTTTTCCATGAACCTCTTTCCCGAGTATTCGAAGACGGCATCGCGGTAGTTTGTCATAAGCTCCCAGAATAGCTCTGGCACGAAGGCTCTGATATCGTCGTCGCGACGTGCTATCATGGCGAGGACTGGAGTCTGCACCCTTCCGACGCTCCAGAGGATGCCTTTTCTTCCGTGTTGTACGGTATAGCTTCTTGTGGCGTTGAGGCCTACTATCCAGTCGGACTCGCTACGGCATCGTGCTGCGGCGTATAGGTTGTTGTAGTCGTCTCCGGGCTTAAGGTTGTCAAAAGCATCTTTTATTGCTTCTTCTGTTAGGGAATTCAGCCACAGACGTTTTATAGGTTTTTTCTCACACCCCGACATCGCGAGGATATATCTGAAGATAAGCTCCCCCTCTCTTCCTGCGTCTGTCGCGCATATTATTTCGTCAGCACTTTTGAATAGTTTTTTTATTATTCCGTATTGCTTCTTCGAGCCTGGGTTGCCGACGGTGGTGAGCTTGAACGTTTCTGGGATGAATGGCAGTGTATCTAGCGACCATCTTTTTAGTTTTGGGTCATATTCGTCGGGCTTCTTCAGCGTTACGAGGTGTCCGAACGCCCAGGTCACGATATAACCGTTACCTTCGAGGTATCCGTCGTATTTCTTCGTGGCGCCGAGGAAGGCTGCGATATCACGTCCTACCGAAGGTTTTTCTGCCAATATAACCTTTGCCATAATAGTCCTTTCCATTTTTTCTTATTATGAAGTATCACTATATTATAGATCATAGAAAACCACAAGCATGGAGGAAAAACACATGAATTTTAAGGGAAGCAAGACAGAAAAGAACATCCTTACGGCCTTCGCCGGAGAGTCGCAGGCGCGAAATCGGTACACCTATTTCGCTAAAAAGGCAAAAAGAGAGGGATATGCCCAGATATCGCATATCTTCGAAGAGACGGCAGACCAAGAGAAAGAACATGCCAAGCGTCTTTTCAAGCTCCTCGAAGGCGGCGAAGTTGAGATTACAGGATCTTTCCCTGCCGGCGTAATAGGAACTACCGTCGAGAACCTAAAAGCTTCCGCCGGAGGAGAACACTACGAACATACAGAGATGTATCCTGGGTTTGCAAAGATCGCCCGCGAAGAAGGCTTCGATGACATCGCCGAGATCTTCCTAGCCATCGCCGTCGCCGAGAAACAGCACGAGAAACGTTACCTAGACCTCGCCAAAAATATCGACGAAGGCTCCGTCTTCAAAAAAGACGGGAAAGTCGTCTGGCGCTGCAGAAACTGCGGATATCTACATGAAGGTTCCGAGGCTCCAGAGAGTTGCCCGGCATGCGATCATCCACAGGCACATTTTGAGATATTAGGAGAGAATTGGTAAAACGATAGCGGATAGTTATAGCGCATAGCGTATAGCAGGAAAAATTAGAATATTTCTATCTATCCGCTAAACGCTATTCCTATGCGCTATTAATAGCGTATAGGACGATTCCTGCGGAGACGACGACGTTTAGCGACTCTATATTTCCTTGCATGGGGATGGCGACGATATCGTCGGCGGCATCGAGGATGGAATCTGTGACGCCATTGGTCTCATTACCTACGGCGACGGCTATAGGACCTTCTGGGACGGTGTAGGTATTGAGGCTTTTGTCGGTATGTGAGCTCGTTGCGATTGTGGTGAAGGCATTTTTCTTTAGGAATGCTAATGCTTGTCCTCTATCGGCTAATGCCATTGGCATCCTAAAGAACGACCCTCGTGATGCTTGTATTACATTTCTGCTGTAGAGTTCTGTGATGCCATCGGCGATGACGACGATGCCTTCGACGCCGAGGCCTTCGGCGGTACGCATCATCATACCAATATTACTCGCCTGCTGAACGCCTTCCATTACGAGGATGAACTTCTTCGTAGTGAAATCACTGAGTCTGCACTCTTTTTTCTTTATAGTTGCAATGATATTGGGAAGCTTGCCGCCGGAGAAGAGTTTCTTCATCATCGCTTTCTTCATGACATACGGTTGTAGTCCTTGAAGTCCGGCAGGTTTTGCCTTGGCGAACTCAGGAATGACGACAATATCACAAACTGAGGCGCCAGCGTTGATGGCGGTGAATACATCGTCATCTTCGACGAGGAACATCCCCAGCTCTTCGCGGCCTTTAGCAGTACGGCATTCTCGTAGCACCTTAAAAATTTCGTCTTTGATAGAATCTATTTCTTTCATTACTTATCCTCACAATTTAGCCAATTATGGCTACTGTTTTATTTCATTTCCCGTTATAATATCATTTTATAGGTATAATATGTAAGGTGATATAATGAAAACATATTCTCTCTCGGGAAACATAGTAAACATTTTTGCGAAGAAAATCTTTTCTGGGACGATTACCGTTGCCGACGGCGTTATTATTGACGTCGAAGAAAGCCCCGATATCGATTATGACACCTTTATCGTCCCCGGCTTCGTCGACGCACACGTCCATATCGAAAGCTCTATGCTTACGCCATCGGAGTTCGCACGCCTTGCTGTCGTCCATGGCACCGTCGCTGCTGTCGCCGACCCCCATGAGATCGCCAACGTCCTAGGCATCGAAGGCGTACGATATATGGTCGCCGACGGTGAAACCGTCCCTTTTAATTTCTTCTTCGGCGCCTCGTCATGCGTCCCTGCTACGCCTTTCGAGACGGCAGGAGGCACTATCACCGCCGATGACATGGAAACGCTTCTTCGCGACGACAAGCTACGCTTCGTCGGCGAGATGATGAACTTCCCTGGCGTCTTACAAGGACTGCCCGATGTCATGGATAAGATCGCCGTAGCAAAGAAATATGGCGTCCCTATTGACGGTCATGCTCCTGGTCTTCGTGGCGAAGACGCCAAGAGATATATCGCTGCGGGGATAACCACCGACCACGAATGCGTCTCCTATGAAGAAGCCGCCGAGAAGATATTGTATGGCATGAAGATCGCCATAAGAGAAGGTTCTGCCGCCAAAGATTATGACGCTCTTCACGGTCTTCTTAAGAAGTTTCCTGGCGATGTCATGTTCTGCAGCGACGACAAGCACCCCGACGACCTCGTAAAAGGACATATCAACGACATGGTAAAATGCTCGGCTTCTCTCGGCTATGATGTCTTTGATGTGCTGCGTTGTGCGTGTGTCACCCCCGTAGAACATTACGGACTTCCTGTAGGTCTACTTCGCAAAGGCGACGCTGCCGACTTCATCGTCGTCGACAACCTCGAAGACTTTTCTGTGCTACAGACATATATCAAAGGCGTCCTTGTCGCCGACAAAGGCGCTACGCTTATAGAA encodes the following:
- a CDS encoding DNA topoisomerase 3, which encodes MAKVILAEKPSVGRDIAAFLGATKKYDGYLEGNGYIVTWAFGHLVTLKKPDEYDPKLKRWSLDTLPFIPETFKLTTVGNPGSKKQYGIIKKLFKSADEIICATDAGREGELIFRYILAMSGCEKKPIKRLWLNSLTEEAIKDAFDNLKPGDDYNNLYAAARCRSESDWIVGLNATRSYTVQHGRKGILWSVGRVQTPVLAMIARRDDDIRAFVPELFWELMTNYRDAVFEYSGKRFMEKDKAEDKLSKIQGHPFAITKVKTKKETVAPPMLYDLTELQRDMNRRYGMSAADTLKEVQTLYESKYITYPRTDSRFLTNDMKGKVPAIFSSLSKIKDKEISQLDLNNLPFSKRIVDNKKVTDHHAIIPTGKIPHNLSGYSNNVYDAIVTQTIAAFYPPCLKDITNVEGVTNDVTFKAKGVHITSPGWMTLFPHKKSDKQELPKFTVGESGDHKPYVKEGKTKPPKHFTENSLLGAMETAGKMVDDEELREALKEKGIGTPATRASIIETLISRKYIERSKKTLSVTNFGRYLYAIIQNHSLKSPELTGEWESKLREIEQGKLAPERFMESIASFTKDIIQQSTMWSVDAKIIGICPKCGKHIIEGRRGYGCSGWKEGCTFVLWKEYKTLTLRIAQARELLQRKILLHPVMLPEQGSAILCMTEKGNIIDISVPVSQRKPFEAYGKSRVRRQNNYPAATARATKIKEQ
- a CDS encoding rubrerythrin family protein, with amino-acid sequence MNFKGSKTEKNILTAFAGESQARNRYTYFAKKAKREGYAQISHIFEETADQEKEHAKRLFKLLEGGEVEITGSFPAGVIGTTVENLKASAGGEHYEHTEMYPGFAKIAREEGFDDIAEIFLAIAVAEKQHEKRYLDLAKNIDEGSVFKKDGKVVWRCRNCGYLHEGSEAPESCPACDHPQAHFEILGENW
- a CDS encoding RNA methyltransferase — encoded protein: MKEIDSIKDEIFKVLRECRTAKGREELGMFLVEDDDVFTAINAGASVCDIVVIPEFAKAKPAGLQGLQPYVMKKAMMKKLFSGGKLPNIIATIKKKECRLSDFTTKKFILVMEGVQQASNIGMMMRTAEGLGVEGIVVIADGITELYSRNVIQASRGSFFRMPMALADRGQALAFLKKNAFTTIATSSHTDKSLNTYTVPEGPIAVAVGNETNGVTDSILDAADDIVAIPMQGNIESLNVVVSAGIVLYAINSA
- the ade gene encoding adenine deaminase, which encodes MKTYSLSGNIVNIFAKKIFSGTITVADGVIIDVEESPDIDYDTFIVPGFVDAHVHIESSMLTPSEFARLAVVHGTVAAVADPHEIANVLGIEGVRYMVADGETVPFNFFFGASSCVPATPFETAGGTITADDMETLLRDDKLRFVGEMMNFPGVLQGLPDVMDKIAVAKKYGVPIDGHAPGLRGEDAKRYIAAGITTDHECVSYEEAAEKILYGMKIAIREGSAAKDYDALHGLLKKFPGDVMFCSDDKHPDDLVKGHINDMVKCSASLGYDVFDVLRCACVTPVEHYGLPVGLLRKGDAADFIVVDNLEDFSVLQTYIKGVLVADKGATLIESQPSERVNAFNATEKCVDDFKVAAEGTTIRVIEATDGSLITGEGHYDANIVEGNVVSDVEHDILKIAVVNRYNDKPPAVAFIKGFGLQSGAMASSVAHDSHNIVAVGTSDEELCAAINAVISSEGGIAVADGEDIDILPLPVAGIMSDGDGYAVAKKYSELDAKAKSLGSSMTAPFMTLSFMALLVIPELKLSDNGLFDGTKFKFTKLFIAG